The Ostrea edulis chromosome 1, xbOstEdul1.1, whole genome shotgun sequence genomic sequence GTAAGTAAAaggtaagtaatttttatttaaagtcggaaactaccGTGTAGCAGCGTTTCTTTTAAGTATGAAAGGGGCGGGgactttagaaaaattataaacTTATATAGAATTCTTGTCAAGTgagacaaaatgaaatataataaattgtgcTTTTGCCCAAACTTGAAAATGTTACAATTATAATTCGTGTGGGGCGAGGTATTTATTAACTGAAACTGCCTCATTTtcatatacgtacatgtaccaGCGCTCGTTCTTCGCTACATGTATACGTATAAGGGTTGAATTAATAACCgaatgattttacatttttctctttttcagaGCTTCTTCCACTTCTTAACCAGCAAGACTTGtgttttgtaataataataacaatgatttattccattctttgatattgataagtGATCTGGAGTTTTCCTTCAATTTTCGCAGttgataatcttgatatttgtgctttataaatcaaatttctgatataataagaaagTCTACTTTCATTCTTATGCACacgttcctttttcatttttgccttgctatgaaaatcgatcctttgactttggtgttccgaataaCAGTGAACGGTAAACGCACGGTGAACGCTTTGTAAACGGTGAACGCATGGTGAGCGCAAAACTGTAAAAGGTGAGCGCACGGTGACCGCACGGAGAGCGAACGAAAAAaaggtaaagtagaacgtttcagggactgtatctTATAAACTACGTTGAATCTACACAACAAGAGAAACCTACATATCTGACAAGGATCATGTACCTCAgatgaatctacactacacgaAAAGCCTAGCATTTTCCGAAATACACTGTAATCTTGTGATTTTTGctgaaaagttgaagataagGAACGGTGATCAATCGCATTACCCCTATCAAGAATAATTAATAAGCAGAGTGCGGTACACgttgacccctggatataccagaggtataTGGTAATTAATTATACCAATTATTAACCGAACATTTTGCTATACTTATTCACAATAGGGATTTAAATCTAAGTAAGGACTGTAAAAACATATCGTTAATTAGCTAGGGATTACCTTCTTACATTAATGTCACATGCGACCTTCGATCAACATATTGTATAGATAGCTATATATTCAGTTATAAAACCCAGCTTTTATAATTATTAACCACAGAGAACACCTTTTTTCAATGTTGACCCAATTCGCAAGTATAAACATTTAACCGGATAGGTTTGAGCCGCCAGCTTGTTAAGTTGTCGATGTAAATACTTGAGAATGTAATGAGGTTGAAACATGATCGTAATTATTGTCCAGTGATGTAGGCAGTATCTTATATACATAATAAATGGGTTATCAATGGGTTTTCTTCCCCTACTGATACTACAATTGTAGGGATATTCTAGGGCACTGTTCTCGATCCTTTATTATTCTTACTCTACATTAATGATATTGCTGATAAGGTTAAATTATTCCACTGAGCTTTTATTGATTTAAGATGTTGATATTGATGTTGACCTCCATTACAATTAAGAAGAAAATGTACACGAATTGTACTTACCAAAAGGTTTCGATAATCTTTAAATGtaccaaatatatacatttaaatatttgtaagaGCGTATATAACCGGCACCATCAATGTTAtatttatgcaaggtgaagataacgaacagtgatcaatctcataactcctacaagcaatacaaaatagatagttgggcaaacacggacccctggacacaccagaggtgggatcaggtgcctaggaggagtaagcatcccctgttgaccggtcacacccgccgtgcgccccatatcctgatcaggtaaacggagttatccgcagtcaaatcagtgtgccaagaacggcttaacaatcggtttgaaacacgtcagagagcatttgacccaatgataggttgtattgacgaactagatcgttataacgaccatagaatttgcgaaatgctaacttcaatcgatactgttgaaatccctgtaccatcaacttgtttgtcagtagcttacctcgatttaaaaacttactatacccagaacaagctcttgcatatcgaatcagttgagatatatgaacaccatatgcagatgataatggaatattgctacataaatgtgggaagttgtcgatggagaagctgaaatcatcccgtttgtcatacagttgagttgtcagtttgccgttaatgtctactttcaataaaatatctaagtatgaagcagaagtggacgactctgtggtgtcctttatttcgagctcacagggatatatcaaatcgacatatgaatgaaagctatcattgttaatagacaaaacgtcatcgatatatctaaaagtcgaattgaaggtcacagcgagagattttttcttcttacgtagaagtttttgaataaattctgcttcatatgaatataaaaacaggtcagctaacaaaggaacacaattcgtgcccatgggaattccaacagactgttggaagacatgatcaccaaagaccacgaagatattgtcaatgaggaactctagcatattttttatttcaacttcagagtacttgtgcgtggaatcagagtggtgtttaacaaagtaagtttttgaatgactgatcactagatatgaatatttcagttttccgtttttgttgaagaagcaactgtctatgatgtcaaaaagtctagtctttaatttattgtgaggaatggtcgtgtatagtgttgaaaagtcatatgttttaatgctattgatttggggaaaattctgtgatttcaagtttactaaaatacctttaaatatcttctccatcgtcaactttccatatctatgtagTGATATTCCATTACACCTGCATAAGGTGTTTataagaaaggtgaagacaacgaacagttatcaatctcatgactctcaactgattcgatacgcaagagcttgttctgtacatgatcattttttttttatccatagGGCTACTGACACATACAATGATATTACAGGGTTTGAAGAGTTTCGCTTTaggtcagcatttcacaaattttattatcgttataatgatctagtttgtcaatacaacctatcattgggttcaATACTGTCTAGCGTGTTTTATGCCAATGTTAGGCaattcttggtacactgattttggaAGATATTGTTATTGAAGAAATCCAGCAACTTGAATACTTGAACGTGGAATCAGGATGGTTAACAAAACAATTTGCTGTTTGCCTGATCACtcgatatgaatatttccgttatccatttttgttgacgaagcaactgtcATTGATGTAAAAGATAGATTCTTTGATTTAGCGTGAGGAATGGTCTTGTTAAGTGTTGAAATATCATATGCTTTGATATTATTGATTTGTGAAAAAAAGTGTTGTATCTGTAATTGGCGTTGTTTTATCATAAATTGTGCAATTaacatttatttttggatttaaaaaatatgatgcCTGTTACATATTTGATCACTAGTCCTACTGTCACGGGAGcgtttcaaaaataaataaataagtgaaaataatgaaatgcaAAGTAGGAATCACAATActttaattgttttaaatttagTAATACTCTTTCGTGTTTAGATTGTGATATGCACGTTGTTAGCAAGTTGGAACACTGCCTTATATTGCACTTTATGTTATGAGTTAAATTATGTTATTTTGAATTGTAATAATTCAATCTGAAGTTGAGAtctacaatattttattatctatAAGTACAGCTTCAATTATCTTTTgatctttaaaatgtttgtaaatcaaCAAGTTTATAGAAACTGGAGgcaaaaacatatattttttacaaGATCACTTTATATTCCCAGAGTGCGAGTGTATATTTTGTGAAGCGATTGAGATCAGATTAGAATGCATATGCTGTAACCGTGCTTAGCTTCTACTAATACATTCCCACAGTTTGACTGAATCTCTTTGGAACTTTTTTTTGTGGAAAACTGCATGGGCAAAGGCGACTGTTTTTGTATAACGACGTCCTTGCACTGGTATGATTAGATCATTCAAGTCTTCTCTCACAAAATTGGACAAAAATCCATATCCCCTTCTTCTGACAGCTCGTAAACCCGTACGTGGTACAAAACACCCTAATACAATGCTATCGACAAGTAATTAACGTGAACACGGACTTATTTGTCAACTAAATCTTTTTGTTGACTAATTCTAATTCGTCTATCAAATTGCAAACAACTGCTTTCAAACCGTCTCGTTCGAGGTCGCACATGACGTCACAcgtaatggcgcgtaaaatatcgaaagtatacatgtatatgcatatggcaagatttgaatttcattccTCTCTTTCTCTAGCAGAAAGCTACgcaaactccgtttacctgatgaagacaTAGGGCCTACggccggtgtgaccggttgacaggaaCTGATTGATTCAAACATATTTTAGAGTATATATATCCAAAAggattggttacaagttctagcaacttcGAAAACCTCTCCCATAagtgattactcctcctaggcacctgatcccacctctggtacattcAGGGGTCCATGTATGCCTCCGCATTTTGTATTACTTAGAagtcttatgagattaatcacttttcgttatcttcagcttacATAAATGTACACACCCTGAAGCGTGCTGCTGCACCTCCAaatcgtttcgtttcgttccgtgcaaaccgttcaccgttctgCGCAAACCGTTCTCCGTTCCATGCAAACCGTTCAGCTTTttgtgcagaccgttcagcatTCCATGCAAACCGTTTCGTGCAAGAACCGTTCCTTGCATGGTCAAGTCACGCCCATAGAAACGTGCAGATCGTTCAAACATCGCCCTTAGAAACGTACAGACTGTGCAAGTCATTCTGGCATGGAATGTAGAACAGGTAAACATTGTTAGGGATTTgatcaattatttcaaaatgtaccTAGACGGactttcaacagtgaaaatctgcaaataatcgAAAGAAAACAGTTTACTGAAAAACCACTGCGCAGATCAAAATCGGATGCCATTTTATCACGTTTGGTAGTTTTTAACAAACGCAGAGAAATGTATATCTGTCTCCTCAGtagattttttttgtatataggaataatttATTTGTCTTGCTACATTTGTAAGATcaagtttctctttttaaatgaaaaatattttcatcaaaattgtttatcggaactgtctgcataatgcaaagaccgacctgtgtataaattgtatattctaCACAAATTCCaaagtacttttttttttactgcaatagaggtcagctaatccgggtatttgaaattaacatgtTTATAGAAGGTGTGAAAATAGGCGGggcaattgaaatatgacaaaagaggtgtttatatattttgtctttcaaaaatgaatgcacTTTTCTATAGGTTTAGAATCTAATTAGAATTGGATGTTACATGAGGATCCGCTCGCATATCTGTTGATCTTTATTGCAATTgtagtcattatttgttttatctattcatttatatgtttgatttatttctcaatctatttcaatcatattttgattgtttcttttttgttttctatatTTCCTTATCATCGTAGATGACAGGTTTTTATCGACTGGCCAATACAATGCCTAGACACAACCCCATGTGGAGAAGTCAAAAGCAACATTCAGAAAATCAAAAGTCAAAGTGAACGTTCACACGGTATCTGCTCAGATTGACCCTGCCACCTGGCCATCTTGACCGTCTTACCTGGCCAGCTTGACCCCGCTAACCCCTGCACTCAAAACTCCACTCATGTCCCTATAAAACTTGAACTCAAAACTGCACTTAGTTGAACTCTCTATAAAACctgcactcaaaactgcactcaaaTGAACCAGCCATCGAGGTGCGTTATACTACtcacattgttttcttttacgtgaaaggtgaagacaacgaacattGATGAATCCCACATGCAATAcaatgcaaatgttttcaagtatGTAATTAAAGGACACaatgcatgtttctaaactttttaatttttgcaGCAAAATTgattcttttcatgcctaaaactaatttaatgtgttttaaatgaaatattttgcgtagttttcaagtttgaaagcgatgaaattcaaatcttgcgatatgcatatttactatTGCTATTTTAGCGTCATaatgtgtgatgtcatatgcgccctcgggtttggaAACAtttattagccatttcataaacagattataTTTAATCCACGAAAAACCAATtttcacgttaacggcttgtaaataatgttgcattaagatgtttcgtgccgtgctcgggtgtactagttgtcggtagaaaggatttagattgagtatttttcaatttttcgaaggaagatacaagaaaaaagacgtggatattGTTTTGTTGAAGCATTAactttacctttaaaaaaaacacccattCACTTTTTCAAAAACCGCTTAGACAGAggccctgataaactgcgagaaaatggataaaTCGAAGCTATAAACAGTGGTAGGCCTACatcatacattctgttttggtcttcaaattcaatacatattcggatcaactgaccttcaccttgtaacaacaatTACAATATAACTAGtgccaactggtagatttacaaaaaaattaaagatacaatataattgaacttttcagtatacaaataatagaatattttatttcttaactttaaattgaatataAAATAATGTCCTTATTGAACTCGTAACATCTTGAGTACGCCAGTATGTATAAAACACCGTGCTCCCACTTCTTACGACGTGCAACTcacatttcaaaaataatgataagattgctttatcaaaataatgtgatttccactttaaatttgattatttttattcatttgtgcgtcatttttttctttttcattctttccgaaatgcacccgtgacactAGCTTAGCCTTGGGCCTAGATGTCAATAATGTAACGCATTATAATTtgtaatccaaaaataaataatgattgcactgtttattttagaaaaacagcgccaattacagattaCAGATCGATGTATAAAGGGATAACattaccaaacagtttgtagacagcgacccatataaacattatttactcgcaacattgccgatttcatacacgcgtTATTCGCTATATTTTACGGAAGGGTATTGCTGCcaattgatataaatttttggtatgtcgtacgtacgagatactACGTCGTAtgaacgagatactaagtcgtacgtaagagataataagtcgttattacgagatatgCCGTACGTACGACATACTACgtcgtacgaacgacataataagtcgcaattacgagataattagtCGTATAAACGACATATACAAAGTCGTAGGTACGACATACACTCTAAAAAACTTTTACTTAGTAATTCATATTTACTTAAATTTGTGTATGCAAGTAACAACAAATTACTTGGTTTTTACTTACAGTTAACTATTAATTACTAActattacaaatatatttttaaattgcaaTATTTAATTGGTTTActtaaaacaataaattatttacTGCATCGAGGATATTTCAGAGCAGCTGCAGTACAAATTACTTAAATCTGGTAGTCTAATCGCTATATATACTATAATAATAAACAAAGATAAAGATATCAGAATTGTATTTAATTCCAGtatcatttatttcattatttcacaTTCACATAATTGCAACTGTTTTATTGTGaagaaaatatttccaaaaacattagcaaacaaataacaaattcatttttgataattaaaaatacaatatttgaaaaaaaaaatggatctGATTCAGATAATACATTAGATTGTGGTAAACTTCTAATTACATCTAAATTGCAATCAATAATTAAGCACAATTTTTATGGAAAGTACAGATGTACTTAAATCTCATAATGCACTTTGACATCAAATAATAGATTGTGAAAATAGTCATGATGTAATGATAGGATGTcaaaattttcaagtaaagATATTTACATCACATAACCAACTGTTGATATCACATAACAAGATAAAATAGCCCgtaaagaaatattcatataatatgaCACCCAGACAGACTCATGTCTTCAATAAGAAAGAGTTTGGTAAAATAacacaattttgtttttctttatagTAGTGCTGTAATGATGATTTTTCACATgaaaaaatacatattaaatATAGAGCTAATTATgtctttttgtttacatatttaacTCTTTATGTATCATATCAACTAAATCATAAGGAATTGGGATGAACAGGTTTTGCTGTTTACCCTCATATAAATGGAGAGGGTAATCTATTAACATGTTTTCTATGTAGATCAGTTTATTACCTTGTGGTAAATCAGGTTGCTTTATTTGATATGACAATAATTCTCCACTGAAATTCAAAGTTTCAAACATATGAATATTAAAGTAAACATTCTGAATGTCATATTCATCAACACGTTCCTTGGTAATCCAAATAGACTTAACAGTTCCAAATTCAGGTACACCATTTGCCACACCAAATGCAATTTCACATTGAtcagatacaagtttgttacCCTCATATATGATCCATCCCAcctcatgaataaatattaccTGGTTTTCATCTATTTCaaaaaaacttgaaagcccCTCTTTGCAGTAGTTAATATTTTTCACAGGCTTTGTTTTGCCATACATACAACCATTGTTAAGAAGTGGATGATCATCACACAAATTTAAAGTACATTCATACATAACACATCGATCTGAAATAGacttttcaatgtttttaaaattatgacaGCCAGTCATGTGTTCCTTAATAAAATTGTGTTTTGATTCAAACCTCATGGACCAGACATTACTGAGACATCCAAATTTCTCTATTGTTGAGGGTAGGTGAATAAGATAGTGCTGTTTTGGAATGATATTTTTGCCTGggaataaatatgtaaattttctTAGATGATCAGATATAATCATTTTCAGCATTTGCACAGACTCATATGATACAACTGGagacatcaaaatcaatgtaatttcacataattttacCAAAAATGCTACATATCTATTGTTGAAATCacaatttaatttttcaatGAGGAAAAAAGGAAGTAGTTTCATAAGCACTATCATTCTAGTTGcagattgttttaatgttgtgTCATTCCCATTAAACACTTTGGCAGAAATTGTCACTGGTCTGCTACTTCTATCTGCATATCCATAACAAAAATTATCTATAGCATTATTGAGCTCTATTAATgaaataagttttacatctagaagaacttttaatattaattttatcTCATGAACTGCAACACCCTCAAACATTACATGCATAATATCATGTGATATGTGCTCAGTCAAGTTAAAATAGGGAAACTCTCTTGCAATGCTTTGAAAATTAATACCATAAGAACGAGAAATATCATCTCTAATAGACACTGTATGTGCTATTGCAAGCTCATTGCACTGATCATCATATCGTTCTAATGTTCTTTGGATAAAAAGATGGTCCTCAAAATTTGTTTGCATTTCGTCAAAAGTGCATTCGCAACTCCTACATTTTTGATATGCAAATCCCACCCCTAACTTAAATCCTCCAAATTCATGGGCAGCTAAAGTGTCACCAATGACACAAAGACAACCCCCTacaatatcataattatttCCATTTATGGATCATGTTATGCCATTAGAAAGTACTTCTGAATCAGTTTTAAGCCGATCAAGAACAACATTAATCCCATGCTTATTCATAATACTTCATTTAATAACATCCAATAAGCATGTTGCTTGTAATCGAGATCGATAAATTACAGGAAAATTTGCAAGACTGTAGTAGAATATACCAATTTTGTGCACTCCAGCTTGCTTATTCATAGGATTACAAATGTCTACATCATCAAAATAGAGAATAATTGACAAACTTAATCTGTTCTGCTGAAATAGAACATTACGTCTATATGCAGTGCCAGTTCTAATATCAGAAAAAAAAAGCCATGAAAAGGTAAAGGATCCTGCATAATAAGTTCAAGTGTGTCCTCATTCTGGAGAAATTGTTCAATACTTTGTGTAATATGCACATACTAGAAAGAGTCTAACAACATCAAGGTTAGCATCTCCTCTCCGTCTAATAACTCGCAGCCTTTGTCCTACCCGAACAAGTTCTGGTTCCtatgaaagaaaattgtatgtatagtacatgtaaaattgaaCTGTTGCTCCATTCTTAACATGGATAATGATTATGCTTCAATATTGTTGCTTCAATgaaatttaacaaaaacaaaaacaaaaaacacaccAACAATTGTGCATTCATAACATTTAcaaaaatacatatgtaaagttatacactatacatacaatatataggAAGTcctcttttataaatttctttctttcatgCGATGCAACAACACCATGAAATGGCAGTTCAACGTCAAATACTTTATTCAACTCGTTGATGTGTTCAGGAATACCAGCACCCTGCAAACATTGATGTACTTTATTCCTCAACATGTCGATGTATTTCTGGACTATGCCATTAATCCCATTTGCAACAGCTTCTGCAGTAGTCTGAAattcataataataatatacatgtattgcagtTTGTGCTTTTTCTACCTTAACATGTTTAATACAAAATCCAAAGGATATTAGACAGGTTTAAATAACTTTTATCCCATCGACGATCATCATACAGCTCTGCATAGAGTATTTTGAGAATCATGAAATTGTCATCATTTCGTCCATCATGATATTATATAAGTTTTGTATTTTGCATGCGTACAACATCTTTATACAAACAAGTATCAATTGGTACTTTGTTTCTGCATGCAAATAAATTTTAACACTGCTATAGGTACACATGTGTGTATAATTTGCCAAGGGAAATCTTGATGACAGAGGATACTTGTATACCTGAGGTTTAATTGTTGTAAGTTACAAGCAACACATATACATTACAAGTAGGTTATTCGACCTCTCTTTCAATGAAACATAAAATGCAAACAAGTATATACCTCCCGTATCCTGTGCATTTCTTTGAGATTCATAATAAAAGACACTGCTTTGCCTCTATCGTAACATTCACTATGGTCAAGTTCAACTTCCATAGTGTCTTTTCTTGGATTATCTTCAGTATCCACTTCCATAACCTCCCCAGTGTCCTACAACAGGATAACGTATTTACGATACAGATCACTTcattataaatacataaaaGAAGGGACTGACAAATCCAATTGCCCAACGCCCGGGGCTAGTGAATTTTAGGGATGGGCAAGTAAATTTTGATGAACATCAACATATCAGTTTATGAtgtggcaaaaaaaaaaaagcgaacCAAGCAATGCACTTGCCAATGCGTAAgtgcatgaaaatatatttgtcaGCCCCTAACAATAAGTAAAAGCAGAGTTTTATCATATTGAAATTTCGATTACACTTGCTTACAAGCACTATTTAATATCAAACAATGACATGATTACATTTAACTCACCATCTGTATTATGTCAATCTGTTCCTGGTCGCTGTTATTCGGTAGATTTCGAGCATCATCTAACTGATGGACATGCATTTCACTAGGCCTATCCAGCAAGTCGGAGTGATGTTTCATTACGTGACGGTAAAAAGAATTGTATTTACGATATGTTTCTTTTCATTCATCGACACTGCATTGTATTCGAAAATTTGGTGCTTGTGAATGTTCTGAGTAAATGTGTCTCATAAGCACATGCAGTGTAACAGCTGTTGTTAACTTGTACATCTATTTGGATTAATATCTATTACATTTGTAAgctattgaaaataaaaattaatgaaagaaATGAACTTAATTTGCTTGAGACATACAAATCTAAGACTTAAAataatcatataatatataactTAGTCATAAGATAAAGTAAAATTACTTGAACGACTCATGCGGGTACGAGTTAATAACTACATCTGCAGAACGTCATATCCGTTTAGCGCCATGGCAGGATTGAAGGACGCAGAAGGGTTCGAAGAATTCGATGTTAATAAATTGTGCGATTGGTTAAGATGAAAAAAAAGCATCTTAAGACATCATAATTGCTGTTGCAGGTACGTAATTTTGGTCAAATATTGTATGTTGAACTCTTTGAAGTGAATTCATACACTTGTGCACCAGGAGAACCAGTAACAATAATTTGGAAGAAAACACTTTGTCCAatatgttttgtattttaaatataaatccaATTTCTTATATGATAAACAATGCAATTAATGGAAGGACATTTCTGGATCTAAATGGTGAAGATTTGAAAGACCTTTCCAATTCTGTTAAAGTAAGGAAGGAAATCAGAAGGTTTTTGGAACAATTGATAATATTTATGTTTGTAATGAATATCGTCTTGGAAATCAGAGttaagtatatatataacatcatACTGCAAAACGTTACAAATCATTCAACAATAGATGAAATTTATAGTATGAACCTGCATGTACATTCAGAGGTGTGGAATTACCATTACAGTACCCGCAaagttattcttgacattcttatcgtgttctatcgtgcgtgtatcctatcgtgcgtatatcctatcgtatcgtgttttgtgtttatcgggttttccgttttctatcgtgttttgcgtttatcaggtctatcgtgttttgcgtgtatcaggttttccgtttatcgtgaaaatcgtttacagtgtagcttcggaaactatcgggattgtatatcaaatctattgaaaaagtacgatacttttcgaaagctttattcgttttgttaaagaagctattttt encodes the following:
- the LOC130051325 gene encoding uncharacterized protein LOC130051325, translating into MEVDTEDNPRKDTMEVELDHSECYDRGKAVSFIMNLKEMHRIRETTAEAVANGINGIVQKYIDMLRNKVHQCLQGAGIPEHINELNKVFDVELPFHGVVASHERKKFIKEDFLYIEPELVRVGQRLRVIRRRGDANLDVVRLFLVCAYYTKY